One stretch of Euphorbia lathyris chromosome 7, ddEupLath1.1, whole genome shotgun sequence DNA includes these proteins:
- the LOC136200642 gene encoding CST complex subunit CTC1 isoform X2 — protein sequence MEDDAIKLLTISELLRLGRPHTATSSINSAAPSFSVLSSSSNSESRPHKNSSSAPTSTDSSPNHNVLLPLSHPAILTGTLTLPPETLKCPNGNCFQFSDGSSTICCDILGFSVNVIGKKIQVLAWNFIPLKHSAGGVLEIIKWKFSVSSTSSFTRCSSMDSIPLASCSSSPLDNKDKEKARYRVHGPIDSISPVSLVPCSFGATKSCNLRGFIVRIMACECKLCNSKDSIAVLHNLGPGRMPHSFTKPLFIYFHGSFSSWHPVISKIVGNVITLLGLKRKLIFIGKEQSHLMFVTTGSSVLHLPRLAKKLSLSCRNVMAGKGELGAYTGTISGVYMQGMVFELDKRVWLLLTDHLLAAPHSLRVGAVVSLRNVHFVNPKFTWTQMLILGSCFQTCITVESFSPLETGLHVVSRSPSQLGKFIESLTFSARLWALLVISCFRKKFASSLSEKEILGSKHLSANLMWMFASCNQREGLAQVFTRSHLHLSVIQARHAILTEFCKHDSCSCGGEPLCSYLKLVAPISTILHFLEARWRREMLQHNHCYTKCHKTQSSLPSCEGRSHSQSLKRIFRSDDIGFSLLGSLKTSSSSGRLQLVDATGSIDVIVPDLPSTWKSNSIYEVLNYSLIVEGTPEIVGHQGLPGYETLSCRNIFHCLPWAGQANLTIYMCFQLSHANSGNLPFYPCVSRTYDFMELQDNKFHLICISHKFPMLQKFQGVPVISDRSTVFAEAIILPWDLFLAGKDGNMLRHRDSGNQFNEQSTEYPSRIYEEHLPSKKRKVDKVSCPTLVSDLMNGCNYSCSEAVACSSSCEGYAEGKCENLSSLEIPCLATIRTANGHSLLGSGKLCLTNYKLNIGNYDKSSAQKVLLEFNSENLFKYQIGSYYIIMHSQGESFCSIKDYNIATGAKVFISSGMHMWNLSFSSEEEATYNGSTHDSSQDDSFLSCRENPIKDKVEVHLRSMGSSPKSSSDVCLHLSANAMVYLELKLNEIKETLLEAPMTPEQSYNDFHEVCLATSMSGFSSGSLDFSNLFPEGNLTSVQGSVVAIHSFDGHISNGHLSCEKFGDVPQMRFFQENKSCSCIHVLINNQMASVFGSLSNHAYLVGFGANVNATFHRVLELRGTNKFKLTPVSFIVLNSIRIVDEPTVEKSSDIQPSLYISSASSLNGVSSGMISEFQCKDCKPMQVTGRIVAVHILVLEKNRKYNNLNSETKSKQDFVDIPVMGFVLDDGSSMCCCWANAESAATLLRLHDELPARAFGSSGCKLKCVGIEKGCWKSTMFHLERILRKHDKIILRNTGLILDSPCQDLTVSVSSDDFLSISDENLLKFIISNACVGTLWTVVASVMDSIAVDKLEKEHFIQMETTACPMQNIWATEVRYVNILTEARNTIQELLDK from the exons ATGGAAGATGACGCCATTAAGTTACTCACAATCTCTGAGCTACTTCGCCTTGGACGACCTCACACGGCTACATCGTCTATCAACTCCGCCGCTCCCAGCTTTTCTGTCCTTTCTTCATCTTCCAATTCAGAATCAAGGCCCCATAAAAATTCTTCATCTGCTCCTACCTCTACCGACTCAAGCCCTAACCATAACGTCCTCCTTCCTTTGAGCCATCCGGCGATTCTCACCGGAACCTTAACTCTCCCACCTGAAACCCTAAAATGCCCAAATGGAAATTGTTTTCAGTTCTCCGATGGTTCATCCACCATTTGCTGCGATATTCTCGGTTTCTCTGTCAATGTTATTGGCAAGAAGATTCAGGTCCTTGCTTGGAATTTTATTCCTCTAAAACATTCTGCCGGAGGAGTTTTGGAGATTATCAAATGGAAGTTTTCAGTTTCGAGTACTAGTTCATTCACTCGATGTTCAAGTATGGATTCTATTCCTCTAGCTTCGTGTTCTTCTTCTCCTCTCGATAACAAAGATAAAGAAAAAGCACGTTACCGCGTTCACGGTCCGATCGATTCAATAAGCCCTGTTTCACTTGTTCCTTGTTCATTCGGTGCGACCAAATCTTGCAATCTCCGGGGGTTTATTGTACGAATTATGGCTTGTGAGTGTAAATTATGTAATTCTAAGGATTCCATTGCAGTTTTGCATAATTTAGGTCCAGGACGGATGCCTCATTCATTTACAAAGCCGTTGTTTATATATTTCCATGGTTCTTTTTCGAGCTGGCATCCTGTGATTTCCAAGATTGTAGGGAACGTTATCACACTGTTGGGGCTGAAAAGGAAGTTGATTTTTATAGGAAAAGAGCAGTCTCATTTGATGTTTGTAACCACGGGAAGTTCTGTTTTACATTTGCCGAGGTTAGCGAAGAAATTGTCACTATCTTGTAGAAATGTTATGGCGGGTAAAGGGGAATTGGGTGCTTATACTGGTACTATCAGCGGCGTTTACATGCAAGGAATGGTTTTTGAGCTGGACAAACGAGTATGGCTCTTACTAACGGATCACCTACTTGCAGCTCCACACAGTCTTAGGGTGGGCGCTGTT GTTTCTTTGAGGAATGTACATTTTGtaaatccaaaattcacttGGACACAGATGCTAATACTTGGGTCTTGCTTCCAGACATGCATTACTGTAGAGTCGTTTTCTCCATTGGAAACTGG GCTTCATGTAGTATCAAGATCGCCAAGTCAGTTGGGGAAGTTTATTGAGTCTTTGACTTTTTCTGCAAGACTATG GGCATTACTTGTTATTTCATGTTTCCGGAAGAAGTTTGCCTCTTCTTTGTCTGAGAAAGAGATATTGGGATCAAAACAT TTGTCTGCTAACTTGATGTGGATGTTTGCAAGTTGTAACCAGAGAGAAGGACTGGCTCAAGTGTTTACTAGATCACATTTACACTTATCAGTTATTCAAGCTCGG CATGCAATACTTACAGAATTTTGCAAGCACGATTCATGTAGCTGTGGTGGGGAACCACTCTGTAGTTACCTTAAATTG GTGGCACCTATCTCTACCATTCTCCATTTTTTGGAGGCTAGGTGGAGGAGAGAAATGTTGCAGCACAACCATTGTTATACAAAATGTCACAAAACTCAATCCAGTCTTCCATCATGTGAAGGAAGATCTCATAGTCAGTCATTGAAGAGAATTTTTCGGAGTGATGATATAGGTTTTTCTCTGCTTGGAAGTCTAAAG ACTTCTTCATCTTCAGGAAGGTTGCAGTTAGTTGATGCAACAGGTAGCATTGATGTCATCGTACCTGATCTTCCATCTACTTGGAAATCCAATAGCATCTATGAG GTTCTTAATTATAGTCTAATTGTGGAAGGAACACCTGAGATTGTGGGTCATCAAGGATTGCCTGGCTATGAAACACTGTCATGTAGGAATATATTTCATTGTCTCCCATGGGCAGGACAGGCAAATTTGACGATATATATGTGTTTTCAACTAAGCCATGCAAACTCCGGAAATCTGCCCTTTTACCCTTGTGTTTCCAGGACTTATGACTTTATGGAACTTCAAGATAATAAATTTCATCTAATTTGCATATCGCACAAATTCCCTATGCTACAGAAG TTTCAAGGTGTACCAGTAATATCGGACAGGTCTACTGTGTTCGCCGAGGCCATTATCTTGCCCTGGGATCTTTTTCTTGCTGGGAAAGATGGAAATATGCTTCGACATAGGGATTCAGGGAACCAGTTCAATGAACAATCAACAGAATACCCCAGCAGAATTTACGAGGAACATCTGCCCAGTAAGAAGCGTAAAGTTGATAAGGTGTCATGTCCGACACTTGTTTCAGATTTGATGAATGGTTGCAACTACAGTTGCAGTGAAGCTGTTGCCTGCTCCAGTTCTTGTGAGGGATATGCTGAGGGCAAATGTGAGAACTTGAGCTCTCTTGAAATTCCATGTTTGGCCACTATTAGAACTGCTAATGGTCACAGCTTGCTTGGGTCAGGAAAActttgtctcactaattacaagCTAAACATTGGTAATTATGATAAATCAAGTGCTCAGAAGGTGTTGTTAGAATTCAACTCTGAAAACCTTTTCAAGTATCAG ATTGGCAGTTATTACATCATAATGCACAGTCAGGGAGAATCATTTTGTAGCATTAAGGATTATAATATTGCTACTGGTGCTAAAGTTTTTATCTCATCTGGAATGCATATGTGGAACCTTTCCTTCTCTTCTGAAGAGGAAGCCACATATAATGGATCAACACATGATTCTTCTCAGGATGACTCTTTTCTCAGCTGTAGAGAGAATCCGATAAAAGATAAAGTTGAAGTTCACCTGAGGTCCATGGGAAGTTCTCCAAAATCTAGTTCAGATGTGTGTCTTCATCTCTCTGCCAATGCTATGGTTTATTTGGAACTAAAGCTTAATGAAATCAAAGAAACTCTTTTGGAGGCACCTATGACACCAGAACAGAGTTATAACGATTTCCATGAAGTTTGTCTGGCAACATCTATGTCTGGTTTCTCTTCAGGATCACTTGATTTTTCTAACCTTTTTCCTGAGGGAAATTTAACGTCTGTTCAAGGAAGTGTGGTTGCAATTCACAGTTTTGATGGACATATTTCCAATGGTCATTTAAGCTGTGAAAAATTTGGTGACGTTCCTCAGATGAGATTCTTTCAGGAGAACAAGAGTTGTTCTTGTATCCATGTTCTGATAAATAATCAAATG GCGAGCGTTTTTGGTTCTCTAAGTAACCATGCATATCTTGTTGGATTTGGGGCCAATGTGAACGCAACGTTTCATCGAGTTCTTGAATTGAG AGGAACAAATAAATTTAAGCTGACGCCGGTGTCATTTATTGTTTTAAACTCCATAAGGATTGTGGATGAACCTACTGTTGAGAAATCTTCTGATATCCAGCCTAGCTTATATATTTCATCTGCTTCCTCATTGAACGGTGTTTCTTCTGGTATGATTTCTGAATTTCAATGCAAGGATTGCAAGCCTATGCAGGTTACTGGCAGG ATTGTTGCTGTTCACATCTTGGTTCTGGAGAAGaatagaaaatataataatcTAAATTCAGAAACCAAGTCCAAGCAAGACTTTGTGGACATTCCAGTGATGGGTTTTGTGTTGG ATGACGGATCATCCATGTGTTGTTGCTGGGCAAATGCTGAAAGCGCAGCAACTTTGCTAAGGCTGCATGATGAACTTCCTGCAAGAGCTTTTGGAAGCAGTGGCTGCAAATTGAAGTGTGTTGGGATAGAAAAGGGTTGCTGGAAAAGCACAATGTTTCATCTTGAAAGAATTCTGAGGAAACAtgacaaaattattttgagaaacACTGGTTTAATACTAGATTCTCCTTGTCAAGATCTTACTGTGTCTGTCAGCTCGGATGATTTCCTCAGCATCTCAGATGAGAATCTCCTGAAATTCATTATCTCGAATGCTTGTGTCGGCACACTTTGG ACTGTTGTTGCTAGTGTAATGGATTCAATTGCTGTTGACAAGTTGGAGAAAGAACACTTTATTCAAATGGAAACAACTGCTTGTCCCATGCAGAATATATGGGCTACAGAAGTTCGATACGTTAATATCCTCACAGAGGCCAGGAACACGATTCAAGAACTGCTAGACAAGTGA
- the LOC136200642 gene encoding CST complex subunit CTC1 isoform X4 — protein MEDDAIKLLTISELLRLGRPHTATSSINSAAPSFSVLSSSSNSESRPHKNSSSAPTSTDSSPNHNVLLPLSHPAILTGTLTLPPETLKCPNGNCFQFSDGSSTICCDILGFSVNVIGKKIQVLAWNFIPLKHSAGGVLEIIKWKFSVSSTSSFTRCSSMDSIPLASCSSSPLDNKDKEKARYRVHGPIDSISPVSLVPCSFGATKSCNLRGFIVRIMACECKLCNSKDSIAVLHNLGPGRMPHSFTKPLFIYFHGSFSSWHPVISKIVGNVITLLGLKRKLIFIGKEQSHLMFVTTGSSVLHLPRLAKKLSLSCRNVMAGKGELGAYTGTISGVYMQGMVFELDKRVWLLLTDHLLAAPHSLRVGAVVSLRNVHFVNPKFTWTQMLILGSCFQTCITVESFSPLETGLHVVSRSPSQLGKFIESLTFSARLWALLVISCFRKKFASSLSEKEILGSKHREGLAQVFTRSHLHLSVIQARHAILTEFCKHDSCSCGGEPLCSYLKLVAPISTILHFLEARWRREMLQHNHCYTKCHKTQSSLPSCEGRSHSQSLKRIFRSDDIGFSLLGSLKTSSSSGRLQLVDATGSIDVIVPDLPSTWKSNSIYEVLNYSLIVEGTPEIVGHQGLPGYETLSCRNIFHCLPWAGQANLTIYMCFQLSHANSGNLPFYPCVSRTYDFMELQDNKFHLICISHKFPMLQKFQGVPVISDRSTVFAEAIILPWDLFLAGKDGNMLRHRDSGNQFNEQSTEYPSRIYEEHLPSKKRKVDKVSCPTLVSDLMNGCNYSCSEAVACSSSCEGYAEGKCENLSSLEIPCLATIRTANGHSLLGSGKLCLTNYKLNIGNYDKSSAQKVLLEFNSENLFKYQLLQIGSYYIIMHSQGESFCSIKDYNIATGAKVFISSGMHMWNLSFSSEEEATYNGSTHDSSQDDSFLSCRENPIKDKVEVHLRSMGSSPKSSSDVCLHLSANAMVYLELKLNEIKETLLEAPMTPEQSYNDFHEVCLATSMSGFSSGSLDFSNLFPEGNLTSVQGSVVAIHSFDGHISNGHLSCEKFGDVPQMRFFQENKSCSCIHVLINNQMASVFGSLSNHAYLVGFGANVNATFHRVLELRGTNKFKLTPVSFIVLNSIRIVDEPTVEKSSDIQPSLYISSASSLNGVSSGMISEFQCKDCKPMQVTGRIVAVHILVLEKNRKYNNLNSETKSKQDFVDIPVMGFVLDDGSSMCCCWANAESAATLLRLHDELPARAFGSSGCKLKCVGIEKGCWKSTMFHLERILRKHDKIILRNTGLILDSPCQDLTVSVSSDDFLSISDENLLKFIISNACVGTLWTVVASVMDSIAVDKLEKEHFIQMETTACPMQNIWATEVRYVNILTEARNTIQELLDK, from the exons ATGGAAGATGACGCCATTAAGTTACTCACAATCTCTGAGCTACTTCGCCTTGGACGACCTCACACGGCTACATCGTCTATCAACTCCGCCGCTCCCAGCTTTTCTGTCCTTTCTTCATCTTCCAATTCAGAATCAAGGCCCCATAAAAATTCTTCATCTGCTCCTACCTCTACCGACTCAAGCCCTAACCATAACGTCCTCCTTCCTTTGAGCCATCCGGCGATTCTCACCGGAACCTTAACTCTCCCACCTGAAACCCTAAAATGCCCAAATGGAAATTGTTTTCAGTTCTCCGATGGTTCATCCACCATTTGCTGCGATATTCTCGGTTTCTCTGTCAATGTTATTGGCAAGAAGATTCAGGTCCTTGCTTGGAATTTTATTCCTCTAAAACATTCTGCCGGAGGAGTTTTGGAGATTATCAAATGGAAGTTTTCAGTTTCGAGTACTAGTTCATTCACTCGATGTTCAAGTATGGATTCTATTCCTCTAGCTTCGTGTTCTTCTTCTCCTCTCGATAACAAAGATAAAGAAAAAGCACGTTACCGCGTTCACGGTCCGATCGATTCAATAAGCCCTGTTTCACTTGTTCCTTGTTCATTCGGTGCGACCAAATCTTGCAATCTCCGGGGGTTTATTGTACGAATTATGGCTTGTGAGTGTAAATTATGTAATTCTAAGGATTCCATTGCAGTTTTGCATAATTTAGGTCCAGGACGGATGCCTCATTCATTTACAAAGCCGTTGTTTATATATTTCCATGGTTCTTTTTCGAGCTGGCATCCTGTGATTTCCAAGATTGTAGGGAACGTTATCACACTGTTGGGGCTGAAAAGGAAGTTGATTTTTATAGGAAAAGAGCAGTCTCATTTGATGTTTGTAACCACGGGAAGTTCTGTTTTACATTTGCCGAGGTTAGCGAAGAAATTGTCACTATCTTGTAGAAATGTTATGGCGGGTAAAGGGGAATTGGGTGCTTATACTGGTACTATCAGCGGCGTTTACATGCAAGGAATGGTTTTTGAGCTGGACAAACGAGTATGGCTCTTACTAACGGATCACCTACTTGCAGCTCCACACAGTCTTAGGGTGGGCGCTGTT GTTTCTTTGAGGAATGTACATTTTGtaaatccaaaattcacttGGACACAGATGCTAATACTTGGGTCTTGCTTCCAGACATGCATTACTGTAGAGTCGTTTTCTCCATTGGAAACTGG GCTTCATGTAGTATCAAGATCGCCAAGTCAGTTGGGGAAGTTTATTGAGTCTTTGACTTTTTCTGCAAGACTATG GGCATTACTTGTTATTTCATGTTTCCGGAAGAAGTTTGCCTCTTCTTTGTCTGAGAAAGAGATATTGGGATCAAAACAT AGAGAAGGACTGGCTCAAGTGTTTACTAGATCACATTTACACTTATCAGTTATTCAAGCTCGG CATGCAATACTTACAGAATTTTGCAAGCACGATTCATGTAGCTGTGGTGGGGAACCACTCTGTAGTTACCTTAAATTG GTGGCACCTATCTCTACCATTCTCCATTTTTTGGAGGCTAGGTGGAGGAGAGAAATGTTGCAGCACAACCATTGTTATACAAAATGTCACAAAACTCAATCCAGTCTTCCATCATGTGAAGGAAGATCTCATAGTCAGTCATTGAAGAGAATTTTTCGGAGTGATGATATAGGTTTTTCTCTGCTTGGAAGTCTAAAG ACTTCTTCATCTTCAGGAAGGTTGCAGTTAGTTGATGCAACAGGTAGCATTGATGTCATCGTACCTGATCTTCCATCTACTTGGAAATCCAATAGCATCTATGAG GTTCTTAATTATAGTCTAATTGTGGAAGGAACACCTGAGATTGTGGGTCATCAAGGATTGCCTGGCTATGAAACACTGTCATGTAGGAATATATTTCATTGTCTCCCATGGGCAGGACAGGCAAATTTGACGATATATATGTGTTTTCAACTAAGCCATGCAAACTCCGGAAATCTGCCCTTTTACCCTTGTGTTTCCAGGACTTATGACTTTATGGAACTTCAAGATAATAAATTTCATCTAATTTGCATATCGCACAAATTCCCTATGCTACAGAAG TTTCAAGGTGTACCAGTAATATCGGACAGGTCTACTGTGTTCGCCGAGGCCATTATCTTGCCCTGGGATCTTTTTCTTGCTGGGAAAGATGGAAATATGCTTCGACATAGGGATTCAGGGAACCAGTTCAATGAACAATCAACAGAATACCCCAGCAGAATTTACGAGGAACATCTGCCCAGTAAGAAGCGTAAAGTTGATAAGGTGTCATGTCCGACACTTGTTTCAGATTTGATGAATGGTTGCAACTACAGTTGCAGTGAAGCTGTTGCCTGCTCCAGTTCTTGTGAGGGATATGCTGAGGGCAAATGTGAGAACTTGAGCTCTCTTGAAATTCCATGTTTGGCCACTATTAGAACTGCTAATGGTCACAGCTTGCTTGGGTCAGGAAAActttgtctcactaattacaagCTAAACATTGGTAATTATGATAAATCAAGTGCTCAGAAGGTGTTGTTAGAATTCAACTCTGAAAACCTTTTCAAGTATCAG TTGTTGCAGATTGGCAGTTATTACATCATAATGCACAGTCAGGGAGAATCATTTTGTAGCATTAAGGATTATAATATTGCTACTGGTGCTAAAGTTTTTATCTCATCTGGAATGCATATGTGGAACCTTTCCTTCTCTTCTGAAGAGGAAGCCACATATAATGGATCAACACATGATTCTTCTCAGGATGACTCTTTTCTCAGCTGTAGAGAGAATCCGATAAAAGATAAAGTTGAAGTTCACCTGAGGTCCATGGGAAGTTCTCCAAAATCTAGTTCAGATGTGTGTCTTCATCTCTCTGCCAATGCTATGGTTTATTTGGAACTAAAGCTTAATGAAATCAAAGAAACTCTTTTGGAGGCACCTATGACACCAGAACAGAGTTATAACGATTTCCATGAAGTTTGTCTGGCAACATCTATGTCTGGTTTCTCTTCAGGATCACTTGATTTTTCTAACCTTTTTCCTGAGGGAAATTTAACGTCTGTTCAAGGAAGTGTGGTTGCAATTCACAGTTTTGATGGACATATTTCCAATGGTCATTTAAGCTGTGAAAAATTTGGTGACGTTCCTCAGATGAGATTCTTTCAGGAGAACAAGAGTTGTTCTTGTATCCATGTTCTGATAAATAATCAAATG GCGAGCGTTTTTGGTTCTCTAAGTAACCATGCATATCTTGTTGGATTTGGGGCCAATGTGAACGCAACGTTTCATCGAGTTCTTGAATTGAG AGGAACAAATAAATTTAAGCTGACGCCGGTGTCATTTATTGTTTTAAACTCCATAAGGATTGTGGATGAACCTACTGTTGAGAAATCTTCTGATATCCAGCCTAGCTTATATATTTCATCTGCTTCCTCATTGAACGGTGTTTCTTCTGGTATGATTTCTGAATTTCAATGCAAGGATTGCAAGCCTATGCAGGTTACTGGCAGG ATTGTTGCTGTTCACATCTTGGTTCTGGAGAAGaatagaaaatataataatcTAAATTCAGAAACCAAGTCCAAGCAAGACTTTGTGGACATTCCAGTGATGGGTTTTGTGTTGG ATGACGGATCATCCATGTGTTGTTGCTGGGCAAATGCTGAAAGCGCAGCAACTTTGCTAAGGCTGCATGATGAACTTCCTGCAAGAGCTTTTGGAAGCAGTGGCTGCAAATTGAAGTGTGTTGGGATAGAAAAGGGTTGCTGGAAAAGCACAATGTTTCATCTTGAAAGAATTCTGAGGAAACAtgacaaaattattttgagaaacACTGGTTTAATACTAGATTCTCCTTGTCAAGATCTTACTGTGTCTGTCAGCTCGGATGATTTCCTCAGCATCTCAGATGAGAATCTCCTGAAATTCATTATCTCGAATGCTTGTGTCGGCACACTTTGG ACTGTTGTTGCTAGTGTAATGGATTCAATTGCTGTTGACAAGTTGGAGAAAGAACACTTTATTCAAATGGAAACAACTGCTTGTCCCATGCAGAATATATGGGCTACAGAAGTTCGATACGTTAATATCCTCACAGAGGCCAGGAACACGATTCAAGAACTGCTAGACAAGTGA